One window of Paroedura picta isolate Pp20150507F chromosome 2, Ppicta_v3.0, whole genome shotgun sequence genomic DNA carries:
- the LOC143829585 gene encoding A-kinase anchor protein 4-like, with protein sequence MAQGIDWLQSQAGMCKIHLYSPDVMKDQERKVICFVDVSNLNSKDRNVDATSQTHNISDPARDLDLANLEEKEVIVIKDKDQSSYVNTEGAVCLFKQGSTEDVNIVSWLSNDLEKYAVGFQHALTSSGTPCKPNMFDSPMTDQASQNNNNTAPNPPGGPTANPDDLAYYANKLCSFVLDMTRKEIKEKWENSGKFTRHTISSHCPEGKPLSSECVDSSRPPQARATKRDDPFAAENSFKPGDSFSDKTRKHDDVSSVSKRMMVYADQVASDVMLSFLKTMRVQKGKPAPSACAVLKEVLMKHIKEIVSDLIDSSMKNLHNITGALMTDSDFVTGLKKNLYSLGTQKTTEILEAMVKRLFKLLSEDKARTQSLAFAAFKSGTQSNQRSQGMQFASLKSETHSQGKDRGGGPSKPLPSGSKGPDRQASLDVYAKDLLLTALTQIQQHLVEKNRDTRPRETSTSSFGYVHRDSNRDRACGSPGSRQSPKSWEGKSDHHHPDLFKEKGSIILSLIQKILRDACSTADESSGDTNRAREPGYYIS encoded by the coding sequence ATGGCTCAGGGTATTGACTGGCTACAGAGTCAGGCTGGGATGTGCAAGATACACCTCTACAGCCCAGATGTAATGAAAGACCAGGAACGTAAAGTAATCTGTTTTGTAGATGTCTCCAACCTGAACTCAAAGGACAGAAATGTGGATGCCACTAGCCAGACCCACAATATCTCAGACCCGGCCAGGGATCTAGACTTGGCGAATCTGGAGGAGAAAGAGGTCATCGTGATCAAAGACAAGGATCAAAGCAGCTACGTTAACACAGAAGGAGCGGTCTGCCTTTTCAAGCAAGGCTCTACAGAAGACGTCAACATTGTCAGCTGGCTCAGCAACGACCTTGAGAAATATGCAGTTGGATTCCAGCATGCGCTGACCTCTTCAGGGACCCCCTGTAAGCCCAATATGTTCGATTCACCCATGACTGACCAGGCAtcccagaacaacaacaacacagctcCCAATCCTCCTGGGGGTCCAACAGCAAACCCAGATGACCTTGCCTATTACGCCAACAAGCTCTGTTCCTTTGTCCTGGACATGACGCGTAAGGAGATCAAAGAGAAGTGGGAGAATTCTGGTAAGTTTACACGCCACACCATCAGTTCCCACTGCCCGGAAGGCAAGCCTCTGTCAAGTGAATGTGTGGACTCAAGCAGGCCACCTCAGGCAAGGGCCACCAAAAGGGACGACCCATTTGCAGCTGAAAACAGTTTCAAGCCGGGAGACAGTTTCTCCGACAAAACAAGGAAACACGATGATGTGTCATCTGTGAGCAAACGGATGATGGTGTATGCTGATCAGGTGGCTTCTGATGTGATGTTATCGTTCTTGAAGACCATGAGGGTCCAAAAGGGGAAGCCGGCTCCATCAGCTTGTGCCGTTTTAAAGGAGGTACTCATGAAGCACATCAAAGAAATTGTCTCAGACTTAATAGACTCCTCTATGAAAAATCTACACAACATCACCGGGGCACTCATGACAGACTCAGATTTTGTGACTGGGTTAAAGAAGAACCTTTATTCCTTGGGAACCCAGAAAACTACAGAAATCTTGGAAGCCATGGTGAAACGCTTGTTTAAACTCCTCTCAGAAGACAAGGCGAGGACTCAGAGCTTGGCCTTCGCAGCCTTTAAATCAGGGACCCAGTCAAACCAGAGATCTCAGGGCATGCAGTTTGCATCTTTGAAAAGCGAGACGCACAGCCAAGGAAAGGACCGAGGGGGCGGGCCAAGCAAGCCTCTTCCCTCTGGGAGCAAAGGACCCGACCGGCAAGCCTCGCTGGATGTGTATGCAAAAGATCTTCTTCTAACAGCACTGACACAGATACAGCAACACCTGGTAGAAAAAAACAGAGACACGAGGCCCCGTGAGACCAGCACTTCCTCCTTTGGCTACGTTCACCGTGACTCGAACCGTGACAGGGCTTGCGGGAGCCCTGGTTCGAGGCAGTCTCCCAAGTCCTGGGAAGGAAAGTCAGATCATCACCACCCTGACTTATTCAAAGAGAAAGGAAGCATCATCTTGTCACTGATCCAGAAAATACTACGTGACGCTTGTTCAACTGCAGATGAAAGCTCCGGTGACACAAATAGGGCTAGGGAGCCCGGATATTATATAAGCTGA